tgtgggtatgggttgatgttatagtgtggatgtgatggtgtgggtatgggttgatgttatagggtagatgtgatggtgtgggtatgggttgatgttatagggtagatgtgatggtgtgggtatgggttgatgttatagtgtggatgtgatggtgtgggtatgggttgatgttatagtgtagatgtgatggtgtgggtatgggttgatgttatagtgtggatgtgatggtgtgggtatgggttgatgttatagtgtggatgtgatggtgtgggtatgggttgatgttatagggtagatgtgatggtgtgggtatgggttgatgttatagggtagatgtgatggtgtgggtatgggttgatgttatagtgtggatgtgatggtgtgggtatgggttgatgttatagtgtagatgtgatggtgtgggtatgggttgatgttatagtgtggatgtgatggtgtgggtatgggttgatgttatagggtagatgtgatggtgtgggtatgggttgatgttatagtgtggatgtgatggtgtgggtatgggttgatgttatagggtagatgtgatggtgtgggtatgggttgatgttatagtgtggatgtgatggtgtgggtatgggttgatgttatagtgtggatgtgatggtgtgggtatgggttgatgttatagtgtggatgtgatggtgtgggtatgggttgatgttatagtgtggatgtgatggtgtgggtatgggttgatgttatagtgtggatgtgatggtgtgggtatgggttgatgttatagggtagatgtgatggtgtgggtatgggttgatgttatagtgtggatgtgatggtgtgggtatgggttgatgttatagggtagatgtgatggtgtgggtatgggttgatgttatagtgtggatgtgatggtgtgggtatgggttgatgttatagcgtggatgtgatggtgtgggtatgggttgatgttatagcgtggatgtgatggtgtgggtatgggttgatgttatagtgtggatgtgatggtgtgggtatgggttgatgttatagggtagatgtgatggtgtgggtatgggttgatgttatagtgtggatgtgatggtgtgggtatgggttgatgttatagtgtggatgtgatggtgtgggtatgggttgatgttatagtgtggatgtgatggtgtgggtatgggttgatgttatagcgtggatgtgatggtgtgggtatgggttgatgttatagtgtggatgtgatggtgtgggtatgggttgatgttatagcgtggatgtgatggtgtgggtatgggttgatgttatagggtagatgtgatggtgtgggtatgggttgatgttatagcgTGGATGagatggtgtgggtatgggttgatgttatagtgtggatgtgatggtgtgggtatgggttgatgttatagcgtggatgtgatggtgtgggtatgggttgatgttatagtgtggatgtgatggtgtgggtatgggttgatgttatagtgtggatgtgatggtgtgggtatgggttgatgttatagggtagatgtgatggtgtgggtatgggttgatgttatagtgtggatgtgatggtgtgggtatgggttgatgttatagtgtggatgtgatggtgtgggtatgggttgatgttatagtgtggatgtgatggtgtgggtatgggttgatgttatagcgtggatgtgatggtgtgggtatgggttgatgttatagcgtggatgtgatggtgtgggtatgggttgatgttatagcgtggatgtgatggtgtgggtatgggttgatgttatagggtagatgtgatggtgtgggtatgggttgatgttatagcgTGGATGagatggtgtgggtatgggttgatgttatagtgtggatgtgatggtgtgggtatgggttgatgttatagtgtggatgtgatggtgtgggtatgggttgatgttatagcgtggatgtgatggtgtgggtatgggttgatgttatagcgtggatgtgatggtgtgggtatgggttgatgttatagcgtggatgtgatggtgtgggtatgggttgatgttatagcgtggatgtgatggtgtgggtatgggttgatgttatagggtagatgtgatggtgtgggtatgggttgatgttatagcgTGGATGagatggtgtgggtatgggttgatgttatagtgtggatgtgatggtgtgggtatgggttgatgttatagcgtggatgtgatggtgtgggtatgggttgatgttatagcgtggatgtgatggtgtgggtatgggttgatgttatagtgtggatgtgatggtgtgggtatgggttgatgttatagggtagatgtgatggtgtgggtatgggttgatgttatagtgtggatgtgatggtgtgggtatgggttgatgttatagtgtggatgtgatggtgtgggtatgggttgatgttatagtgtggatgtgatggtgtgggtatgggttgatgttatagggtagatgtgatggtgtgggtatgggttgatgttatagtgtggatgtgatggtgtgggtatgggttgatgttatagtgtggatgtgatggtgtgggtatgggttgatgttatagtgtggatgtgatggtgtgggtatgggttgatgttatagcgtggatgtgatggtgtgggtatgggttgatgttatagtgtggatgtgatggtgtgggtatgggttgatgttatagcgtggatgtgatggtgtgggtatgggttgatgttatagcgtggatgtgatggtgtgggtatgggttgatgttatagggtagatgtgatggtgtgggtatgggttgatgttatagcgTGGATGagatggtgtgggtatgggttgatgttatagtgtggatgtgatggtgtgggtatgggttgatgttatagcgtggatgtgatggtgtgggtatgggttgatgttatagcgtggatgtgatggtgtgggtatgggttgatgttatagtgtggatgtgatggtgtgggtatgggttgatgttatagggtagatgtgatggtgtgggtatgggttgatgttatagtgtggatgtgatggtgtgggtatgggttgatgttatagtgtggatgtgatggtgtgggtatgggttgatgttatagtgtggatgtgatggtgtgggtatgggttgatgttatagtgtggatgtgatggtgtgggtatgggttgatgttatagtgtagatgtgatggtgtgggtatgggttgatgttatagtgtggatgtgatggtgtgggtatgggttgatgttatagtgtggatgtgatggtgtgggtatgggttgatgttatagtgtggatgtgatggtgtgggtatgggttgatgttatagtgtggatgtgatggtgtgggtatgggttgatgttatagtgtggatgtgatggtgtgggtatgggttgatgttatagtgtggatgtgatggtgtgggtatgggttgatgttatagtgtggatgtgatggtgtgggtatgggttgatgttatagtgtggatgtgatggtgtgggtatgggttgatgttatagtgtggatgtgatggtgtgggtatgggttgatgttatagggtagatgtgatggtgtgggtatgggttgatgttatagggtagatgtgatggtgtgggtatgggttgatgttatagtgtggatgtgatggtgtgggtatgggttgatgttatagtgtagatgtgatggtgtgggtatgggttgatgttatagtgtggatgtgatggtgtgggtatgggttgatgttatagggtagatgtgatggtgtgggtatgggttgatgttatagtgtggatgtgatggtgtgggtatgggttgatgttatagggtagatgtgatggtgtgggtatgggttgatgttatagtgtggatgtgatggtgtgggtatgggttgatgttatagtgtggatgtgatggtgtgggtatgggttgatgttatagtgtggatgtgatggtgtgggtatgggttgatgttatagtgtggatgtgatggtgtgggtatgggttgatgttatagtgtggatgtgatggtgtgggtatgggttgatgttatagggtagatgtgatggtgtgggtatgggttgatgttatagtgtggatgtgatggtgtgggtatgggttgatgttatagggtagatgtgatggtgtgggtatgggttgatgttatagtgtggatgtgatggtgtgggtatgggttgatgttatagtgtggatgtgatggtgtgggtatgggttgatgttatagtgtggatgtgatggtgtgggtatgggttgatgttatagggtagatgtgatggtgtgggtatgggttgatgttatagtgtggatgagatggtgtgggtatgggttgatgttatagtgtggatgtgatggtgtgggtatgggttgatgttatagtgtggatgtgatggtgtgggtatgggttgatgttatagtgtggatgtgatggtgtgggtatgggttgatgttatagcgtggatgtgatggtgtgggtatgggttgatgttatagtgtggatgtgatggtgtgggtatgggttgatgttatagcgTGGATGagatggtgtgggtatgggttgatgttatagtgtggatgtgatggtgtgggtatgggttgatgttatagcgtggatgtgatggtgtgggtatgggttgatgttatagtgtggatgtgatggtgtgggtatgggttgatgttatagcgtggatgtgatggtgtgggtatgggttgatgttatagggtagatgtgatggtgtgggtatgggttgatgttatagtgtggatgtgatggtgtgggtatgggttgatgttatagtgtggatgtgatggtgtgggtatgggttgatgttatagtgtggatgtgatggtgtgggtatgggttgatgttatagcgtggatgtgatggtgtgggtatgggttgatgttatagcgtggatgtgatggtgtgggtatgggttgatgttatagcgtggatgtgatggtgtgggtatgggttgatgttatagggtagatgtgatggtgtgggtatgggttgatgttatagcgTGGATGagatggtgtgggtatgggttgatgttatagtgtggatgtgatggtgtgggtatgggttgatgttatagtgtggatgtgatggtgtgggtatgggttgatgttatagcgtggatgtgatggtgtgggtatgggttgatgttatagcgtggatgtgatggtgtgggtatgggttgatgttatagtgtggatgtgatggtgtgggtatgggttgatgttatagcgtggatgtgatggtgtgggtatgggttgatgttatagcgtggatgtgatggtgtgggtatgggttgatgttatagggtagatgtgatggtgtgggtatgggttgatgttatagcgTGGATGagatggtgtgggtatgggttgatgttatagtgtggatgtgatggtgtgggtatgggttgatgttatagcgtggatgtgatggtgtgggtatgggttgatgttatagcgtggatgtgatggtgtgggtatgggttgatgttatagcgtggatgtgatggtgtgggtatgggttgatgttatagtgtggatgtgatggtgtgggtatgggttgatgttatagggtagatgtgatggtgtgggtatgggttgatgttatagtgtggatgtgatggtgtgggtatgggttgatgttatagtgtggatgtgatggtgtgggtatgggttgatgttatagtgtggatgtgatggtgtgggtatgggttgatgttatagtgtggatgtgatggtgtgggtatgggttgatgttatagtgtggatgtgatggtgtgggtatgggttgatgttatagtgtggatgtgatggtgtgggtatgggttgatgttatagtgtagatgtgatggtgtgggtatgggttgatgttatagtgtggatgtgatggtgtgggtatgggttgatgttatagtgtggatgtgatggtgtgggtatgggttgatgttatagtgtggatgtgatggtgtgggtatgggttgatgttatagtgtggatgtgatggtgtgggtatgggttgatgttatagtgtggatgtgatggtgtgggtatgggttgatgttatagtgtggatgtgatggtgtgggtatgggttgatgttatagtgtggatGGAACAGGAGGATCTGAAGCTCAGATAAATCAAGGTTACCTGCGAGTTTGGTGGTGAGGATTTCTTCATACTCCTCTCGTACTTTATCCTCTCGTTCTTTCAGCAGACGTTCACAGATCAAACCCACCTGTTTGAGGGTGAATAACGGCTGATCTTTTTTAGTGGGGGACGAGGAGCCAACACACACTCCTGCAAAACACAAAATTTTCATCTGCTAGACATAAATCAGCACAAGACGCTCGGGCATGAAAGACCCAGAGCACACAGAGCACACAACCCACTGCTGACTGGCAGAATGAGGAAAATATTAATCCTAAAGTTTAATCTTCAATAGggcataaaaatgtaaacagaaaccATGAGTTACAGTtctaaacaataacaatagaagttatgatgataataataataatagttgtaaATTGATGGTGTAGAAGTCGTACCGCTGATGGAGGTGCTGGGTTGAGAGTCAATACATGATTCGGTGAAGCTGTTCTCCAGGTGTCTCCTCTTCTGCATGCGTTTATACTCCTGCTTTATGTTGTACACAATTTGCTCTGCGGAAATGGAACATCACATTCAGTTAATGATTTAGTTGGAGGAATGAGCTAATGATCAGGTAGATGATACATCACAGTAAGTACCATTAATTCCACATTTCAGAACCTGACAGTCTTAGTTTGTTTGTATTTGAAAGTCATTTAgatattaaacataataaatatgtCAATATAAATCTAATATATCTAATTATATGGAGTTTCCACAGATGATAAACTGTAATCAGTTAATACAGGAATGTTAGTAGGACGGTTTAGTCTTATATCTACTCtccattttatttacacaagtTACTGATCACCAAGTTTGGCAACTGGGCTGCCTAGTAAAAtcttaaattgtataatttaaattttattcatCAAACAATCTAATGGATTCTACTGAGGTTCACTATGTCTAACTAATCATGCTGAACCTGGCTGCATTGGGGGAGGGTGCACTGGATGGGGGCATTAAGTCCACAATAGGGGGGTATGTTTACCTGCCTGAAAGGTTTACTTATAATGGTGTATAACTCACCTGTACTGAGAGGTAAGGGTTTACCTGTGTGAAATATATACTTATAATGGTGTATAACTCACCTGCACTGAGAAGTAAGGGTTTACCTGCCTGAAATATGTACTTATAATGGTGTATACCTCACCTGTACTGAGAGGTAAGGGTTTACCTGTGTGAAATATATACTTATAATGGTGTATACCTCACCTGTACTGAGAGGTAAGGGTTTACCTGCCTGAAATATGTACTTATAATGGTGTATACCTCACCTGTACTGAGAGGTAAGGGTTTACCTGTGTGAAATATATACTTATAATGGTGTATACCTCACCTGTACTGAGAGGTAAGGGTTTACCTGCCTGAAATATGTACTTATAATGGTGTATACCTCACCTGTACTGAGAGTTAAGGGTTTACCTGCCTGAAATATATACTTATAATGGTGTATAACTCACCTGTACTGAGAGGTAAGGGTTTACCTGTGTGAAATATATACTTATAATGGTGTATAACTCACCTGTACTGAGAGGTAAGGGTTTACCTGTGTGAAATATATACTTATAATGGTGTATACCTCACCAGTACTGAGGGGTAAGGGTTTACCTGTGTGAAATATGTACTTATAATGGTGTATACCTCACCTGTACTGAGAGGTAAGGGTTTACCTGTGTGAAATATATACTTATAATGGTGTATAACTCACCTGTACTGAGAGGTAAGGGTTTACCTGTGTGAAATATATACTTATAATGGTGTATACCTCACCAGTACTGAGGGGTAAGGGTTTACCTGTGTGAAATATATACTTATAATGGTGTATACCTCACCTGTACTGAGAGGTAAGGGTTTACCTGTGTGAAATATGTACTTATAATGGTGTATACCTCACCTGTACTGAGAGGTAAGGGTTTACCTGTGTGAAATATGTACTTATAATGGTGTATAACTCACCTGTACTGAGAGGTAAGGGTTTACCTGCCTGAAATATGTACTTATAATGGTGTATACCTCACCTGTACTGAGAGGTAAGGGTTTACCTGTGTGAAATATGTACTTATAATGGTGTATACCTCACCTGTACTGAGAGGTAAGGGTTTACCTGTGTGAAATATGTACTTATAATGGTGTATACCTCACCTGTACTGAGAGGTAAGGGTTTACCTGTGTGAAATATGTACTTATAATGGTGTATAACTCACCTGTACTGAGAGGTAAGGGTTTACCTGTGTGAAAGGTGTACTTATAATGGTGTATACCTCACCTGTACTGAGAGGTAAGGGTTTACCTGCCTGAAATATGTACTTATAATGGTGTATACCTCACCTGTACTGAGAGGTAAGGGTTTACCTGTGTGAAATATGTACTTATAATGGTGTATACCTCACCTGTACTGAGAGGTAAGGGTTTACCTGTGTGAAAGGTGTACTTATAATGGTGTATAACTCACCTGTACTGAGAGGTAAGGGTTTACCTGTGTGAAATATGTACTTATAATGGTGTATACCTCACCTGTACTGAGAGGTAAGGGTTTACCTGTGTGAAATATGTACTTATAATGGTGTATACCTCACCTGTACTGAGAGGTAAGGGTTTACCTGTGTGAAATATGTACTTATAATGGTGTATACCTCACCTGTACTGAGAGGTAAGGGTTTACCTGTGTGAAATATGTACTTATAATGGTGTATAACTCACCTGTACTGAGAGGTAAGGGTTTACCTGTGTGAAATATGTACTTATAATGGTGTATACCTCACCTGTACTGAGAGGTAAGGGTTTACCTGTGTGAAAGGTGTACTTATAATGGTGTATAACTCACCTGTACTGAGAGGTAAGGGTTTACCTGTGTGAAATATGTACTTATAATGGTGTATACCTCACCTGTACTGAGAGGTAAGGGTTTACCTGTGTGAAAGGTGTACTTATAATGGTGTATACCTCACCTGTACTGAGAGGTAAGGGTTTACCTGTGTGAAAGATGTACTTATAATGGTGTATACCTCACCTGTACTGAGAGGTAAGGGTTTACCTGTGTGAAATATGTACTTATAATGGTGTATACCTCACCTGTACTGAGAGGTAAGGGTTTACCTGTGTGAAATATGTACTTATAATGGTGTATACCTCACCTGTACTGAGAGGTAAGGGTTTACCTGTGTGAAATATGTACTTATAATGGTGTATAACTCACCTGTACTGAGAGGTAAGGGTTTACCTGTGTGAAAGGTGTACTTATAATGGTGTATAACTCACCTGTACTGAGAGGTAAGGGTTTACCTGTGTGAAATATGTACTTATAATGGTGTATACCTCACCTGTACTGAGAGGTAAGGGTTTACCTGTGTGaatatatatacttataatgGTGTATACCTCACCAGTACTGAGGGGTAAGGGTTTACCTGTGTGAAATATGTACTTATAATGGTGTATACCTCACCTGTACTGAGAGGTAAGGGTTTACCTGCCTGAAATATGTACTTATAATGGTGTATAACTCACCTGTACTGAGAGGTAAGGGTTTACCTGTGTGAAATATATAC
The sequence above is drawn from the Trichomycterus rosablanca isolate fTriRos1 chromosome 9, fTriRos1.hap1, whole genome shotgun sequence genome and encodes:
- the akirin2 gene encoding akirin-2; this translates as MACGATLKRSMDFDPLMNQNSPKRRRCAPITPSASPQKYLRLEPSPFSQVNPAPLSTEQIVYNIKQEYKRMQKRRHLENSFTESCIDSQPSTSISGVCVGSSSPTKKDQPLFTLKQVGLICERLLKEREDKVREEYEEILTTKLAEQYDTFVKFTHDQLMRRFGEQPASYVS